From Pseudomonadota bacterium:
TACACCTTACACCTTAAACCTTTAAAGGCTAATCGCTCAGTTTAGGTCACAAAGACACGGAGAAAAGCAAGATTCTCCCACATCCCTCTGTGGCTCTGTGCCTCCATGAGAAAAGAAAATGGGGTCACCAAAGCGGCAAAAAAGAGTTCGATTTTTTGAATAGTGCATTACCGTTGGTTGTTTTTAGAATTAGTCGAATATTTACGAGATTTAACTGGGGCTGTTTCAGACGGTCTCCTAGAAAAGGGTAGCCAGTCGATCGTTAGCCCGCCGCAGGCGGAGGCTGAGCAGATGGGAAATACCGTTAAAAAGTTTTGCCATCACCCGGGGAGCTTCATCCAGAAGTTTGGCCTGGGATTGGCGAGTAAAAATCAACAGCTCGGAGTCTTCAATCACCTTGATGCTCACCGACCGGCGACTGCCGTCCAGAAAAGCCATTTCACCAACCAGCGAACCGGCAAAAAACTTGGCCAGGATTACCGGTTTGGCCAGAAATTCAGTCTCTTTGAGGGCTTCAAGATGGCCGCTGACAATATAGGCAAGGAAATCCCCAGCATCACCTTCACGGTAAAGGATATCGCCGGCAGTATAACTGGCCTGCTCCAGGTAGGACTTATAAATTCCCCAATCTTCAGCATCCATGTAGCGGAAGACGCCAATCTTCGGGCAGGTGGTGGTTAAATCAATGGAGGTCAATGGTCCGGGATTCATCCTTTTTGCGGCTCCTTGGCAGCATCTTTTTCCGCCTGGTTCTGGGCAATTTTATCCCGTATTTGGTCAAGCAATTCGGCAAATTTCTTTTTCTGCAAAATGGAAGAAAACTGGCTGCGGTAATTACGCACCATGCTCACTCCTTCGATAATCACATCATAAACCAGCCAGCTGCCATCCCGGTCGATCATTTTATAATCCACGGGGATTTCCTTGCCTTTACTGATAACCACTGTTTTCACCAGGGATTTACTCCCCTGCATTATCTCCTTATTATAACTAACCGTTTCACCGGAATATTCGTCAACCCTGCCGACATAGGTACTTTTCAATAAATCCGAGAACAAACCGACAAACTCATCTTTTTCCGCCGCCGAAATTTTGCGCCAATGGCGCCCCAGACACATCTTGGAGGTATAGCTCAAATCAAAGTGCTGTTTAAAAAGCTGGACAACCTTCTCTTCCAGCAGTTCTTTGCCGGCTTCACCTTTCAGGCTTTCATCAGACAAAACCTCAATCAAATTATCAATACCGGATTTCAACTGCTGCTGGGGGGATAAAGCAGCCTCGCTTTCCGCCGCCAGGGAAAAGGAGATACCGACGAAAAAAATCGTAGCCAGCACCACCATAAAAACCACAAAAGGAGATTTCATGCACGTTCGTTTCATCATTCTTCAACCTTTTTCAATTGGTTTTGATAATAGGCATTTCTCACTGCCACGTAAGGATCCAGGACCGCTTTGATCAAGTCTTCATACGTACCAATGGTCAAAGATGTACGGTTAACCATTTTGCCACTGCCAACAGCAATACCTGTTTCAATATTATCCCAGTATATCCAGGTGAGTGGTTCGGTAAAGTAGTCTGCAGCCAGACCCGCTGTCCCCCGGACACTGGAAGGACCGAAAAAAGGCCAGACAAAATAGAATCCATGCCCCATTCCATAAAAACCCAGGGTCTGGGAAAAATCTTCATCATATTTCTTCATCCCATCATAGGATGCCGGATCCATCAGGCCGGCAACACCCGCCGTACTGTTCAGCAAAAAACGGCTCAGTTCATCACCGAAAGCGGTAAATTTCCCTTGCAGCAGACAATTCAACAACCGAATGGGAGCACTGAGATTGGTAAAGAAATTCCTGACCCCGATTCTCAGGGGTTCGGGAACTACCTTGCCATATCCCTGGGAAACCGGTTTCAAAAACCAGAAATAAAAGCGGTCGTTAAAAGTAAACATGATCCGGTTATATGATTCCAGAGGATCGGCAATCATATTATCGGTATCGGCATATTCATCGGAAAATTCATCGGCTGTTTCCCCATTCAACTGCTGATCAGCCGCTGCTGCCGGGGAAACCAAGACCACACCAAAGGCCATAACGGCCAGCAAAAATAAGAACAACGTAAGACCCGGCCATAACTTTTTCCGTCCCACAATCCTCCTGGCAGCAATCATCTCAAAATTCTCCTTTTTACCTAAATTAAGCGATTAGCTTTTAGCAGTTAGCTGTTAGCTTAATAATTACAATATGTTTAATATCGCCAATCTTCACCCGTTGGGTGTTGTTACTAATCAACGTAAATCCATGATTTTTAAAAGCTAATTGTTAATGGCTAACCGCTAATAGCTCAGCTTAGGTTTTAACTTAAAGCTACTCAATGAAATTACAATCCATCACACATCGCCGAATACATACTTGCTGATCAAATCCTCCAGATCAATGGCTGATTCGGTTTCCGTTATCTGGTCACCATCACCAAGATAGACATCGTCACCTCCGGGATAAATCTTAATAAATTTATCACCGATAATTCCCTGGGTTTTAACCGAGGCAATAACGTCGCTCTGCAGCTTGACTTCGGGAAAAATTAACAGTTCCACCGTGGCCATATCATACTTATTCAACGAGATTTTCTCAACTTTACCCACCAGTACACCAGCAATTTCCACCCGGGCTCCCTCTTTTAATCCGGAAACCGAATCAAACTGGGCCGAAATTCTGGTATAATTGCCCCCAAACAAATCAATACCGCCCAGATTAATCGCCAGGTAGGCAACCGCCAGCAGGCCTATCAACATAAAGACACCCACTGCCAACTCAATGTTAAATCTTTTTTTCGCCATGCTTATTCCCCAAAATATTTATAAATTATTTCCGGATGAGCACTAACTGTGTTGATCGCTTAACTTAGATACTCAACTTTCTGACTTGTATTGCCAAGGCATCACAGGATGTTCGGGCTTGGCTCACAGCGGTATTGGCCGCCGAACGAATCACACGATGTGATTCGCGGCGGACGCCTCGGAAGCCGGCCATGGACGGCCGGCGAGAATGAGCGAAAGCCATGCCGGAACATCCCTGAAAATGTCTTACAACTATTTTTAGAGCAACTTAAGAAAGTTGAGTCAGTTATCATTTAAAGTCCGGCAGCCAACTCCAGGTCTTCAATTTCACTGGTGTACATTTTCCCCATCACCCGTTCAACAAAAGCTTTGACCAGCGGTATTTCACAGCGCTGGATATCCTCCGGGGTTGCGCATATCTGGATAACCCCTTCATGAAGCAGAGCAATATAATCAGCCAGGTTGAAGATTTTTGGAATATCATGGCTGACTATGATGCTGGTATACCCCAACTTTTTCTGGGTCTCATGAAACATCTGGTAAACTTCATGACTTTTCACCGGATCAAGACCGGTGGTGGGCTCATCAAAGAGAAGGATTTCAGGATCCAGCTGCAATGCCCGGGCCAGCCCCACCCGTTTTTTCATCCCGCCGCTGAGTTGAGCCGGATATTTATCCTCACTGCCGGTCAATCCCAGCAATTCAAGAGTTGCATGGACCTTTTCCCGCACTTCGGCTGCCGGCATTCGGGTCCGCTCCCTCAGCGGCAGAGCGATATTATCAAAAACTGTCAGGGAATCAAACAATGCGGCACCCTGGAATAACACCCCGAATCGGGTCCGCAGGCTTTTCAGTTCGGATCGTCTGAGCCTGGTCACATCCTGCCCTTCAACTGTCACCTGGCCGGCATCAGGGGAAACCAATCCCAGAATATGTTTGAGCAGAACACTCTTTCCCTGGCCGCTTTCCCCGACAATAACCGTCGTCAAGCCCCGGCGGATAGGCAGGTTTACCCCCCGCAAAACCTTCTGTTTGCCAAAAGATTTTTCTATCCCGACCAACTCAATACAGCAATTTTCACAAGTCATACTATTTCCTAAGTAAAGCAATTAGCAGTTAGCTCTTAGCATTTAGCTGGGTAAAATTAAGGCATTACGTTAATAATACACAGTACCCAACAGATAACTGTATCTATAATAGTGAAATCCCTTATAATCATTAAACTAATCGCTAACGGCTAAAAGCTAATCGCTCAATTCAGGTATTTCAATACCGTCAAAATAAAAATTTACAGCAAAATTGAAGTAATTATATAGTCAGCCACCAGAATCGCCACGGAAGAAATCACTACCGCGTGAGTGGTAGCCCGACTTACTCCTTCAGCACCGAAACCATTCCGACTTT
This genomic window contains:
- a CDS encoding cyclic nucleotide-binding domain-containing protein; translated protein: MNPGPLTSIDLTTTCPKIGVFRYMDAEDWGIYKSYLEQASYTAGDILYREGDAGDFLAYIVSGHLEALKETEFLAKPVILAKFFAGSLVGEMAFLDGSRRSVSIKVIEDSELLIFTRQSQAKLLDEAPRVMAKLFNGISHLLSLRLRRANDRLATLF
- a CDS encoding ABC transporter substrate-binding protein, which encodes MMKRTCMKSPFVVFMVVLATIFFVGISFSLAAESEAALSPQQQLKSGIDNLIEVLSDESLKGEAGKELLEEKVVQLFKQHFDLSYTSKMCLGRHWRKISAAEKDEFVGLFSDLLKSTYVGRVDEYSGETVSYNKEIMQGSKSLVKTVVISKGKEIPVDYKMIDRDGSWLVYDVIIEGVSMVRNYRSQFSSILQKKKFAELLDQIRDKIAQNQAEKDAAKEPQKG
- a CDS encoding VacJ family lipoprotein, with protein sequence MIAARRIVGRKKLWPGLTLFLFLLAVMAFGVVLVSPAAAADQQLNGETADEFSDEYADTDNMIADPLESYNRIMFTFNDRFYFWFLKPVSQGYGKVVPEPLRIGVRNFFTNLSAPIRLLNCLLQGKFTAFGDELSRFLLNSTAGVAGLMDPASYDGMKKYDEDFSQTLGFYGMGHGFYFVWPFFGPSSVRGTAGLAADYFTEPLTWIYWDNIETGIAVGSGKMVNRTSLTIGTYEDLIKAVLDPYVAVRNAYYQNQLKKVEE
- the mlaD gene encoding outer membrane lipid asymmetry maintenance protein MlaD, whose amino-acid sequence is MAKKRFNIELAVGVFMLIGLLAVAYLAINLGGIDLFGGNYTRISAQFDSVSGLKEGARVEIAGVLVGKVEKISLNKYDMATVELLIFPEVKLQSDVIASVKTQGIIGDKFIKIYPGGDDVYLGDGDQITETESAIDLEDLISKYVFGDV
- a CDS encoding ABC transporter ATP-binding protein, which encodes MTCENCCIELVGIEKSFGKQKVLRGVNLPIRRGLTTVIVGESGQGKSVLLKHILGLVSPDAGQVTVEGQDVTRLRRSELKSLRTRFGVLFQGAALFDSLTVFDNIALPLRERTRMPAAEVREKVHATLELLGLTGSEDKYPAQLSGGMKKRVGLARALQLDPEILLFDEPTTGLDPVKSHEVYQMFHETQKKLGYTSIIVSHDIPKIFNLADYIALLHEGVIQICATPEDIQRCEIPLVKAFVERVMGKMYTSEIEDLELAAGL